The Chitinophagales bacterium genome has a segment encoding these proteins:
- a CDS encoding alpha/beta hydrolase, whose protein sequence is MKKISIYLSTLLMVLFFTNCDLAKKIAQVDQNLKKATNQLPARAYQIDYPNNPDRIKPTSYTNAPALKVNYNPNGVKYKDFVFQDFNITTEYYAKDVITQKGKSMNLIMDILTPKGDNTTNRPCIVYLFGGGFTMKVDDGIQEMCKGMALKGYVVCAVDYRIGFSGELDLIQCKTTNTDEFNLAVLRATQDARTAIKYIKQNASRLGINPNLIFVGGQSAGAITALNTAYYDDFEDKDNLLKNIGGSLNANTGATNKTAASVNTDIAGVFTLAGCLLNPNIIDNAKTPLLMMFGSCDELLHVNVGKVYKCDSKGTGGLTGYGPQYIYSKMASKVPTFWININKGGHGPGGWNYDNMVEWTSTFTYAVMNNQFKSGTATVNAVTPVCK, encoded by the coding sequence ATGAAAAAGATTAGTATTTATTTGAGTACACTATTAATGGTGTTATTCTTTACCAACTGCGATTTAGCTAAAAAAATTGCTCAAGTTGATCAAAACTTAAAAAAAGCAACCAACCAATTACCAGCAAGAGCTTATCAAATAGATTATCCTAACAATCCAGATAGAATTAAGCCAACTAGTTATACTAATGCTCCTGCTTTAAAAGTAAACTATAATCCAAACGGCGTAAAATACAAAGATTTTGTCTTTCAAGATTTTAATATTACAACAGAGTACTATGCTAAAGATGTAATTACTCAGAAAGGTAAAAGCATGAACCTAATCATGGATATACTTACTCCTAAAGGAGATAATACAACCAATAGACCTTGTATTGTTTATCTTTTTGGTGGTGGATTCACCATGAAAGTAGATGATGGTATACAAGAAATGTGTAAAGGCATGGCACTAAAAGGTTATGTTGTCTGTGCTGTTGACTATAGAATTGGATTTAGTGGAGAATTGGATTTAATTCAATGTAAAACAACCAATACAGATGAATTTAATCTAGCTGTTTTAAGAGCAACACAAGATGCGAGAACTGCAATTAAATACATTAAGCAAAATGCAAGTCGTTTAGGTATTAATCCAAATTTAATTTTTGTTGGCGGACAAAGTGCTGGAGCTATTACAGCTTTAAATACTGCCTATTATGATGATTTTGAAGATAAAGATAATTTACTTAAAAATATAGGTGGTTCATTAAATGCAAATACAGGAGCAACAAATAAAACAGCAGCTAGTGTAAATACAGACATAGCAGGTGTTTTTACTTTAGCTGGATGCTTATTAAATCCTAATATAATTGATAATGCTAAAACACCATTGCTAATGATGTTTGGTAGTTGCGATGAATTACTACATGTTAATGTTGGAAAAGTGTACAAATGTGATAGTAAAGGAACTGGTGGATTAACGGGTTACGGACCTCAATATATATATAGTAAAATGGCAAGCAAAGTACCTACTTTTTGGATTAATATCAATAAAGGTGGTCATGGACCTGGTGGTTGGAACTATGATAATATGGTAGAGTGGACTTCTACTTTTACTTATGCTGTTATGAACAATCAATTTAAATCAGGTACAGCTACTGTTAACGCAGTAACTCCTGTTTGTAAATAA
- a CDS encoding aspartyl protease family protein — MKRICLLYFILIFCLTKNTFSHNYSITTKNNRSIYIPFELHNGIIVVKPIINNKTYNFIFDSGSKNTIFVKPKLIDSTDLVFKSNLYISGLGAYDSIQMVKIHQCNLQLNGLQNDSLSVLSLTEDVLQLDDFFGVDIDGVFGAEIFANFYMHINYKKKLIELRNKNFSVNESYYKQSVDIKNDKAYVETVIINENGQPFIVRLLLDSGANIPILLKNIFPKDIGINYSIDAEIGEGLSGDIYAQIARLSLLQFGNIQFHDVVIGFYEHNATYNPNIIHGNIGNDVLSRLDIYYAYPDSCIYYKTHKDTYKPFDFFINNIFINEKDNRYFVKSIAEDSAPFLAGLQKNDEILKVNNIRVENLNNIDVSSLLNRSVGKKIKVKYKRNNIINQCKYIIKPII, encoded by the coding sequence ATGAAGCGAATTTGTTTACTATATTTCATATTGATATTTTGTCTAACAAAAAATACTTTTTCTCATAATTATAGTATTACTACCAAGAACAATAGGTCAATATACATTCCTTTTGAATTACATAATGGAATTATTGTAGTAAAACCTATAATTAATAATAAAACTTATAATTTTATATTTGATTCAGGAAGTAAGAATACTATTTTTGTTAAACCAAAATTAATAGACTCTACCGATTTAGTTTTTAAATCTAATTTATATATTTCTGGGCTAGGTGCTTATGATAGTATTCAAATGGTAAAAATTCATCAATGTAATTTGCAGCTAAATGGCTTGCAAAATGATAGCTTATCAGTATTGTCACTCACTGAAGATGTACTACAATTAGATGATTTTTTTGGTGTAGATATCGATGGTGTTTTTGGTGCAGAAATTTTTGCTAATTTTTATATGCACATCAACTATAAAAAAAAGTTGATAGAACTTCGCAATAAAAACTTTTCAGTGAATGAAAGCTATTACAAACAAAGTGTAGATATTAAAAATGATAAAGCTTATGTAGAAACTGTAATTATCAACGAAAACGGACAACCTTTTATTGTAAGATTATTATTAGATAGCGGAGCTAATATTCCTATTTTATTAAAAAATATATTTCCTAAAGATATTGGTATTAACTATAGTATTGATGCAGAGATTGGCGAAGGACTTTCTGGAGATATTTATGCTCAAATTGCTCGCTTGTCCTTATTACAGTTTGGCAACATACAATTTCATGATGTGGTGATTGGTTTTTATGAACACAATGCAACATACAATCCAAATATTATACATGGAAATATTGGCAATGATGTTTTATCTAGGTTAGATATTTACTACGCATATCCAGATAGTTGCATCTATTATAAAACGCATAAAGACACTTATAAACCATTTGATTTTTTCATAAATAATATATTTATAAATGAAAAAGACAACCGTTATTTTGTAAAAAGTATAGCCGAAGATTCTGCTCCATTTTTAGCAGGATTACAAAAAAATGATGAGATACTTAAAGTAAATAATATTCGTGTTGAAAATTTAAACAATATAGATGTATCTTCATTGCTCAACAGAAGTGTAGGAAAAAAAATAAAAGTAAAATACAAAAGAAACAATATTATTAATCAATGTAAATACATCATTAAACCTATAATATAA
- a CDS encoding zinc-binding dehydrogenase, translating into MQAIYLVKNGTPEKAFEFRTIEKKAPANDEVAISVKASGINFADVSARLGNYQDCPPLPTIIGYEVVGVVDAVGKDCTQFKVGDHVLAFTRFGGYSQYVYQKEEAVAKISSTMDIGKALALATQYSTAYFSACVATNILPNDNVLIHAGAGGVGTALIQLAKLKQAKVFATAGSAAKLQYMKEQGADVVVNYREEDFSKVITEKMDLAFDSIGAENFRKSFKMLNAGGRLVGYGAAAFTDAKNVITKGKMALEFGIYHPAELLMACKSIIGVNMLRIADNKPTTLQYCMQSVIQLLEEGKINPQVGKLYDAKDIYQAHSDMENRKTTGKIGIVW; encoded by the coding sequence ATGCAAGCAATATATTTAGTAAAAAACGGAACACCAGAAAAAGCATTTGAGTTCAGAACTATAGAAAAGAAAGCACCAGCTAACGACGAAGTTGCTATTAGTGTAAAAGCATCTGGTATTAATTTTGCAGATGTAAGTGCAAGATTAGGTAACTATCAAGACTGTCCACCTTTGCCAACAATAATTGGTTACGAAGTAGTTGGTGTTGTAGATGCTGTAGGAAAAGATTGTACTCAGTTTAAAGTCGGCGATCATGTTTTGGCTTTCACAAGGTTTGGTGGTTATAGTCAGTATGTCTATCAAAAAGAAGAAGCTGTAGCAAAAATTTCTAGTACCATGGATATTGGAAAAGCACTTGCCTTAGCAACACAATATTCTACAGCTTATTTTTCTGCTTGTGTGGCTACTAATATTTTACCAAACGACAATGTTTTAATTCATGCAGGTGCTGGTGGCGTTGGTACTGCTTTAATTCAATTAGCAAAACTAAAACAAGCAAAGGTATTTGCTACTGCAGGAAGTGCTGCAAAATTGCAATATATGAAAGAACAAGGTGCAGATGTGGTTGTTAATTATAGAGAAGAAGATTTTAGCAAAGTCATTACAGAAAAAATGGACTTAGCTTTTGATAGTATAGGTGCTGAAAATTTTAGAAAGTCGTTCAAAATGCTCAATGCTGGTGGAAGACTAGTTGGCTATGGTGCAGCAGCTTTTACTGATGCAAAAAATGTAATTACCAAAGGAAAAATGGCATTAGAATTTGGTATTTATCATCCTGCCGAATTATTAATGGCTTGTAAATCTATTATTGGCGTGAATATGTTACGCATTGCCGACAATAAACCAACTACACTACAATATTGTATGCAGTCTGTTATTCAGTTGTTAGAAGAAGGAAAAATAAATCCACAAGTAGGAAAACTCTATGATGCAAAAGATATTTATCAAGCACATAGCGACATGGAAAACAGAAAAACTACAGGAAAAATTGGCATTGTTTGGTAA
- the queG gene encoding tRNA epoxyqueuosine(34) reductase QueG: MNNKFKYTELIQSYATELGFDSVGFAKADFLETEAQHLETWLNNNYHGKMYYMANHFDKRLDPRLLLDDCKTVVVLTYNYYPNKIQNENTYQIAKYAYGDDYHKIVKDKLYLIYERIQEQIGAVNARVFVDSAPILERVWANKSGLGWQGKHTLLINKKRGSFFFIAIMLLDIELNYNETIATNHCGTCTKCIDACPTEAILPNNILDASKCISYLTIELKDEIIPVEFKNKMNNYIFGCDICQDVCPWNRFSKSHQEIAFEPFETWLNFTKNDWKTLTEDAFKQLFKHSPIKRSKYLGLKRNIDFLK; this comes from the coding sequence ATGAATAATAAATTTAAATATACTGAACTAATACAATCATATGCTACAGAACTTGGCTTTGATAGCGTAGGATTTGCTAAAGCAGATTTCTTAGAAACAGAAGCTCAACACTTAGAAACTTGGCTCAACAATAATTATCATGGAAAAATGTATTACATGGCTAATCACTTTGATAAACGATTAGATCCAAGATTATTACTAGACGATTGCAAAACAGTTGTAGTATTAACTTATAATTATTATCCAAATAAAATTCAAAATGAAAATACTTATCAAATAGCAAAATATGCTTATGGTGATGACTATCATAAAATAGTAAAAGATAAATTATATCTTATTTACGAAAGAATACAAGAGCAAATAGGAGCAGTAAATGCTAGAGTATTTGTAGACTCTGCACCAATTTTAGAAAGAGTTTGGGCAAATAAAAGTGGTTTAGGTTGGCAAGGCAAACACACTTTATTGATCAATAAAAAACGAGGTTCATTCTTTTTTATAGCTATTATGTTATTGGATATTGAGTTAAACTATAATGAAACTATTGCTACAAACCATTGTGGTACTTGTACAAAATGTATTGATGCTTGTCCAACAGAAGCTATTTTACCAAATAATATTTTAGATGCTAGTAAATGCATTTCCTATCTGACTATAGAATTAAAAGATGAAATAATACCTGTTGAATTTAAAAATAAAATGAATAATTATATTTTTGGTTGCGACATATGTCAAGATGTTTGTCCTTGGAACCGTTTTTCAAAATCACACCAAGAAATAGCATTTGAACCATTCGAAACTTGGCTTAACTTTACTAAAAATGACTGGAAAACACTTACTGAAGATGCTTTTAAACAGCTATTCAAACATTCACCAATTAAAAGAAGTAAGTATTTAGGTTTAAAACGAAACATTGATTTTCTTAAGTAA
- a CDS encoding DUF2853 family protein: MSKFIEAVDASQKQLEKLGVKVDRALLEKIAKGLGPSLYKQDAALVACGQATELERIKKNFLIKKLELADTAKTEEGLTAVCEQMKSERMKKRPAFYYLLVKHFRKSKVYA, encoded by the coding sequence ATGAGTAAATTTATCGAAGCAGTTGATGCTAGTCAAAAACAACTTGAGAAATTAGGTGTTAAAGTTGATAGAGCACTGCTAGAAAAAATCGCAAAAGGATTAGGTCCATCTTTGTACAAACAAGATGCTGCATTGGTAGCTTGTGGTCAAGCAACTGAATTAGAAAGAATCAAGAAAAACTTTTTAATTAAAAAATTAGAACTTGCAGATACTGCAAAAACTGAAGAAGGTTTAACAGCAGTTTGCGAGCAAATGAAATCTGAAAGAATGAAAAAAAGACCTGCTTTTTATTATTTGTTAGTAAAACATTTTAGAAAATCTAAGGTTTACGCATAA